The Sphaerodactylus townsendi isolate TG3544 unplaced genomic scaffold, MPM_Stown_v2.3 scaffold_144, whole genome shotgun sequence genome segment aaaatctggggaaatgcctgctctcaggggtgcaattattaagatagcagcaccaacatttcagagtatcttcgtgagatcctactgatgataccacccaggtttggtgaagtttggttcagggggtccaaagttatggaccctcaaaggtgtagcccccatctcctattagctcccattggaaacaatgggggatgggggcactccctttgggagtccataactttggactccctaaaccaaacctcaccaaacctgggtgacatcatcaggagagtctcccaaaaaatccctgaaattttggtgctgctagcctaaaatctgcgccccctgcaggccaaaaacggaaaaacgctgaaaatacaaaatccctcacaaacctgcaattttgtcgcccaccacaaggtggcgcccagggcagctgcccactttgcccaatgggaggtacgcctctgccagaAGGCCTCGTGAACCCGGAGGCTGCTGGGGCAGCGGTGCCGGCGGGCGAGGCCTTCCTCTGCGCGGGGCCGAGGAGGCTCCCCTCGGCTCCGCCTCCGGCTCCCGCGTTGCTTCTGAGCCCCTGCCCCGGAGGCTTCTGCGTGGCTCCCGGGCAGGACGAGAATGAccctgcccgcccccgcccccgccccctcctcacCGTCCTTCTTGATCTTCTCGTTGAGGTTGTTGATGTAGATGGTGTGGTTGGGGCGGGGCTCGGGGACGGCCATGGCGCCGGAGACCTTCCTGGGGGGGACAAAAAGGCGGTTGGGACGAGGCCgcgacccccccctcccctcggccccacgCCAGCCCCGACAGGTAGGCCAGCGCCTTACAGGCCGGACTGTTCCAGCGGGGCGGCTGCGGGAGGCCCTTCGGTCCGGATGGCGCCCGACTGCCCCGGTTTCCCGGACCGGGGAGAGGAGCCCACCTGCACGTGCGAGCGGACCGCCTCTGTCCGCGACTGGCTGCTGCCAGACACCGCTGCCCTCGTCCTCCGCCCCGACGATCCTACCCAATGGCCGCTGCGCTCCTTCCGCGAGCTCAGATTGGGCAGCCTCCTCCCGGTTCCCAGCGCAGCTCGAAAACAGGCAACCCGATTGGACTGCTGAGGTGTCACTCTCCCAGCCGCCGCGTCTTATTGGCTTGCGGAAACCTAACTGGCCGCCCGATAAAAGGCGGGGTAGACAGCCAGGCGGGGGCTGGAGGAGAAGGCGCGTCCGCAGAGGGCTTTTTTCTGCCAGTCGTGATTTCCGGAAGAGCGACCCTTGACCTTTTGCTGGAGCCAATGAAAGACCGTTCCGGCCTTCGCAAAGGGGAACTGTGGCCGCCTTGTGCTAAAAAGGCCGGAATGGAGCCCCAGCCGCGCCAGGCGCGAGCACGTGATCTCTGACGTCTCTCCTATTATCTTATGAGAAGGACGTCAGGGGTTCAAGccgcccccccacctccaaatgcCGCTGCTCCTGGAGGGGCggccgccgccccctcccccgccgccgccgccgccgccgcccccgccgaGCGGGGCCCAGCTGCTCAAAGCGGCGCTGGAGCAGCCCGTCCCTGGACGCCAGGACGACATTCGGGAGTTGCTGAGGCGCCGCAGGGCCAGGTGTGGCATCCACGGCCTCCCGCGCTATTGGGCAGGCTGCCGTGACGTCACAGAACGTCCGCAGCCCTTTCAGCTGTTCTGGCCTGGATCGTGACGGGCTGCCTGTCATCTTTTGCTGAAACCGGCAGAAGACTGAGCCCTTCTGCCTGTGGGGCCGCGGGGTGATTGGAGGCTCTTGTGCTACAGTGACCAGGCTGTGGAAACCAAGGCGTGTGGCGTGGATGGCGTTCTCTTGCATGCTGCAGTGGTGTCACGGAATGTCCATACACGGTCCAACTTCTTGGGGATGGTCTGGTCTGAATCGTTTTGGGGGTTTGCTCTGAAGTCTGAGGAGGAGTACAGGCCTAAAAGTTGGCCTTCCAATGAGCCTGTGTTTCTTTTCCCTAGACCAGTTCTCAGTTTGTTGttatgggctttctgggctgtgtggttgtggtctgttAGAGCTGGTTCCTAACATttaacctgcatctgtgactggcatcttcagagatgtatcacagagggaagtgtacTGCAGCacacttctgtgatacacctctgaagatgccagccacagatgcaggcgaaaagttaggaacaagatccaccagaccaccgccacgcAGTTTGGAAaggccacaacaaccagttgaatccagccgtgaaagccttcgacaatacagttctcagtttgtttctggaaCTTCCTGTGCATGCAAGATTGCTTTAGCAGCTCCTACCTCATTCCCAAGGCATGGTACTTTCTAATTGCAATTCTTTTTTCTCCTCTGGAttaagcattttctcctgacagcaACCTCTTCAGTAGTGTCCCATGTTGTCTTTTGTGTCTTTATTTTACATTTCCTGTAAGGCTTCCGAAGTTTCAGTAGTGGACGTGCAGCTTAGCCTCATTTCCTTCACTCTGATTTAAGTGCTTGGGTATAAACTCCCTATTCTTTCAATTATGCAGAAGAAAAAAGTACATGGAATGTTGGGACAGACCCTTAAATGGCTCTGATGgcactctctcctctctttcagcTTCAGTGAGCACTTAAAGTGGATCCTTTTCAATAATCCTGTGCCTTCCTTAATTCAGAAGGGCCCACAGtgagtattctttttttttctcctttactgTAAAAGGGCTTTGTGTGGTAAGCGATGGTAGCTGTATGTGATGGTAGCCAATAGAAAGAAAGTTCCCTTTCTGTTCTTCTGTTATATTTTTACTCTACCCATCTTCCAGGGAATTGTGCATTGCGAGCTGGAAGGGGTCATGGATGCCATATATCCccctactcaatgcaggatcagcctaaagcatcccacaacaaccctgtgaggctggtTAGACTGAGTGACTATGACTGAGTAGGGCTCTTTATGTCTAACTGCTTTTTCAGCCTGGAAGTGTGTTGTCCTAAAAGCAATCATCTAGGATCTACATGGCAGAAAAACAGTGCGTGTGTCTGGTCCAAGAGGCCACCTGTTGAGTGACGTAGCAGAGAAGGAAATTGCACCCAGCTCTGAACACTAGGGAGGGACAGACAGATGTGTCTTTTCAAGACACCCAACTCAGTATCAAGCATAGGCACCAGTGTTGTAAAGAtatcatttgtttttaaaaatcaagtttctAAGCTCTTGTGGGTACTGAGAAATGCTTGGAAATGTGTGACAAATCCTCACTCAGGAGGGGACATGCAATAAGCAGAGCCTTTGTGAGCAGAGGATGAGGATAATCTTCTCTAAACGGAGGCTAGTGGAGGAGAATAAGCAGCCATAATGAATGCTTTTGGCTTTAGATAGCTTTTGATACAAACTATGAAAAGCCGACAGCCATATGACCTTTCTTGTCTTTTGTCTTTCTTTAGGTGTGGTCTGGTAGCCCTCTGGATGGCAGGAGCCCTGCTCTACCCGCCAAAGATGCCTTCCCCGGAGGAAATTGTGCAGGTAGCTTTGGATAGAGGTTACACCGCCCAAGGGGAAATGTTTTCAGGTTGGTAGTGGACAAAGAATGGTGAGCAGAGATGCCAAGTGTGGCCTCTCAGTCTTTCTCATTGTGGGTCCGGGGGTAGGGAGGCGACGTGTACACATGTTCTGGCAATGtgtacacatgaagctgtctggCTGCACTCTCGTACATGAGGCTGGGGGGCCCGCTAGCAAGCTGCTTCTTGCCCCCCAACATGCCTCCCCCCTTCTGCATGCTGCAGCTGCTGATATGGCCAGGCTGGCCGAGGAAGTGCTCCCCTGCCAAGCAGAGCTCCTGTCTGGAGGCCTGGAAGGACAAAACCGCGAGAGGCTCCTTCAGCATCTCCTTGCCGGCCTCCCTCTGTTGATACCGTATCCTGTCTTGTGGAACTCATTGGGCAGTGCCTGcagtggttgtgggggggggggggggggggcacagtgttCTTGGCCTGTTGTTGCACTGCCACCTTCTTTACTACCCAGCAGTGGGACTCAGCaggtccccctccccagccaaacCTTAACACCCAGCCCAGATATGACGAGGATTCCAACCATGAACCATGCCTCCGGCGCGGTTACAAAGCTCACTGGGCTGTGGTCTCAGGTACGTGGGGCTGCTGGCTGAGACACAGTGGGGTGAAAGAAAGGCCAGCCAAATCCACACTGGGCACGGAGGTCTTCCATAGGAACAAGTAGATTAAGGGAAGAGGAAAATGTCTTGTCAAAGACTTCCACaccagatttaactggttgttgtgggctttctgggctgtgtggccatggtctggtagatcttgttcctaatatttcacctgcatctgtggctagcgtcttcagaggtgtaccacagagagacgTGTGCTAcaacacagccacagatgcaggcggaacgtttggaacaagatctaccagaccacaaccacccagcctggaaagcccacaacaaccaagacAAATGTATTGGTACCCATTCCAAGATGTTAGCCCTACCAGCTGCTGGCACCTTCAGTGTCTTCGTACCATGACGAACCTGCCCCTTCTGGATGCACAGCCTGCACAGAACAGATGATATTCCCTcaaacagtgatggcaaaccttttagagaccgagtgccggggcggagggagggagggggaactgcacccggggcacatgtgtgccttgCGGCCCTGCCATACTCCAGTCCGGCCCCATCCGGCCCTTGCCACCTCTTCCCCGCCCCTTCCCCCCATCTTTTTTTAGGAGTCgttgattttactgttttatgtttGAGTTCTCCTGAGCCTCCAACGAGAAGGGTGGCCTTTAAGTAAAATGAATGTCCTTCAAACAAGAAGTGAACGTGAActaaggacataggtaagggggggggggagttcttgggttcaaccttccccattacatgtctgaagctccaccccccgtttgtttttttgtattttaaagtgttttttcaattgtcggcctgcagggggcgcagtttttaagacatcagcaccaaactttcagggtatctttaggagaagttatggacccccaaagtgggtgccccatcccccattgttttcaacggaagctaatagaagatgggggctacacctttgaggatccatcactttggaccccctgaaccaaacttcaccaaacctgggtggtatcatcaggagggtctcctaaagataccctaaaagtttggtgctgctagcttaacaattacacccctgacagcaggcacccccccaaatttccccagattctccttttaaatataccccctttggcatggatttaaagggagaatctgaggcccccagtttaaacattgaaagtgatgctgtttaagggtgggggagaatccatccccaaacagcatcactttcaatgttgttttaactggggaccccagattctccctttgaggtggatttaaaaggagaatctgggctccctagtttaaacaccattgaaagtgatgctgtttggggtggattccagcatcgcagcggctgctggggggggtggactcagattttgcactaggctccattttccctagctactccctttgcctggaggggagaagggactgccggctgggagcccagccagtgaagggggcgggggggagggaagtctgtcatccctggccttggagagctgctccaATGGGCCTCCCAAGAGCCTCTTGGCCCGTCTCTGACTGGGCAGCAGGTGTGGTGGGTAGTGTCGTACTGAGATTTGGGAGCCCCGAGTTCGAATCCCAAGTCTGCTGCAGAACCTAGCTGGATGACCTCAGCCCAGTCACGTGTTCTCAGACTCTGCTACCTcggagggctgttgtaaggatgacagtggagagctctgggaagaagaatggagttcccaaatgtgttagagcgctcccttctctttcttctctactaagctcctccaaatgtttatatttctgttggcatatgtttatatcctccaaatgtttacatttttgtaatgtttacactttgtaactttttatattgtatttttataagtatataagctgccttgagtcccttgggaaattggtggggtagaaatgtaaaatatacatttaaaaaaataagtactgCGGctgggacggggcttggggaggcatggccacacccctggggtgggtggaggcgtggcctcgcccccgaacctcccataaaaaatctatacctacgtccctgaggtGAACACAATCTGTGCCAGGCGGCTCCTCCTTCTAGTCTCTTGAGCTGTatcatttggaggggggggggcgcgggacTGTGGATCAGAGGTGCAGTATCTGTTTGGCATGTgaaaggtcctgggttcaatccccacctACTCCAGTTAAGAGGTGAAATAaaagactctggaaagctgctacTGGTTAGAGTAGCCAATAGTTGActttgatggtctgattcaggataaggcaacTTCACGGGTGTCAGTGTTTTAGAACTTCTTGGCCAGGTGCCACTGAAGGAGTAGCCCAAGCAAGGGGCGTGGCTTccctctcaccccacccaccctttAAGCCTGTGGCATCAGCCTTCCAGCAGAGTTTCCAGGATGTTTGGTCTGTGTCTGAAAGTGAGTCATCCAACTTTGCAACAATGATCATTTGCATAATTCTCCCACAGGCAAGAGTTCAGTTTCAGTACTTCCAAACACGAAAAGAAAAGCTACAGAATTTACTTTACCCAAAGCCTGTGGTTTCAGGATGTTTCTGATCCTAGCAGGATCCTAAGATGGGCAGCATTGAATGGAAACACAACTGTCAGGGTAGGGAGGCTAGTGCACATGGGAGGGAAAATGGCGTGAGAGTGGCTGGGGGAAGAAGGCGGGGCTCACAgacttcacacacaccccttccttctttttcctaGGAGCTCTGCTAGGAGTGAAGGGAGACCCCCAGTTGCCAGCCTACCAGGAAGACAAGGAAATGCCCAGATTCTTTTATGCCACCCCTTCTTGTGCCCTGTTTCCCCTGGGGGCTGTGGCTGAGGTATACCTGCTTTCCAAACAGGGCAAGAGCTGCCGCTACCAGCTGTGGAACTACCAGCAGGTACAAGAGAGCAACGCACAGCTGACAGACTTCAGCCCCCGTCGGGCAGCTGACGGCAAGGTCTACATTGTGCCTGCagagggggtgcggggggggctgtgtggcaaAGCTGTGCTGCTGCGTCCTGTCCCTGCCCACCAGCTGCCTGAGAAATGAGGTTGTTGTCTGAAGAGAAGAGACTTGGGACAGTTGCTGAAAGGAATGGAGCAGGCTGATGGGCCACGATCCCTCATGGGAAGGGTCACTTACAGGGAAGTGGGCAGGGGTTGCTCAGGAGCAGAATGTAATGTTGATCACATGGTTATCTCATCCTTCCAACAAATCCAATGCCTTTATTCTGCTGTGTCTTCACAACAGCCTTTTGAGGTGGGCTGGCacaactgggagttttatttttttctaataagCACAGCAGTTGGCTTCCCTTGCCTGAGTGAAAACAGGATGGCATATTTTTTGCTTGCAGCAGTGAACGGCTTCCCTTGAGTTGCCCATGTGGCTGCTTGCAGCCTCACAAGAAAACTACCTGCATGGTCATGTTTTGGAAATGCCTTCCATTCTGGACACAGAATATTCTCCCTTGTCTTAGGCGGCCACTCCTTTCTATTCCAGCTCTGCTCCTTTCCAGCTGGGCAAGGGCAGGGCCATGTGTACCTCAGGAAGGCCCCTGGCTCTTGCTACAAATGGCCCTGATGGCAGGTTGGAAGCAGTAGACCACCTACTGGGCAGCATGGCCAGAATAGGAACCTGGTagagggtgtatgtgtgtgtgtctgggattTCCTTGATGCCACTCATTCCCTGGAGGAAAGAAAGAGTCCTGAAAGCAACCAAGCTCTGGCCAGTGGTCCGATGGTGGTGGTTTGTAGAGGCAGGTTGGGTCCTTTGCTGCACATTGACCCCAACTGAGGTCAGGCCTTTGGCATACAAACCCAGATTTCCTGATGGGCAAATGGTTGGGCTGCTGTTCTGCCATCACAGCTATCCTACAtctgtggaatgcactacttcagagtgtggtggagtctccttctttggaggtttttagaggctgaatggccatctgtcaggagtgctttgattgtgtgttcctggatgacccttggggtctcttccaagtaTGATTCTCATGCAAATATAGTAATACATAATTGCATATAGGGCATAGCATAAGTTAATTGTGGGACTAAGGAAGGATTCCCACTCCTTTGCTTTTCATTTTAGCATTAGAGCCTTTAGCCAATAAGATCTAATCAAGATATTAGAGGAGTTAAATGTAGAAGGGAAAGTATCTTCTAACATGTATGCAGATAATATGTTAATATCTATAAATGATTTAACAGCAGCTTTAAAACCCTTCAAGGAGGAACTTCTAAAATGTAGTGAGGTTtaaacttttcaaaatatttcgCCAGCAGTACAGTTAGAAGCTTCTCATAATTTAGGAATTCCATTGGTacataaaagttttaaatatcTATTAAATTATATCTGTTAAAAGTctattacaaaaaaattaaataaaatatcaatataatttaaaaatattatagaaagttaaaattgaaaatgaaaaGATGGGGTAAACAGAACATAGTATCTGTGTGACTAGCAATGGTTAAAATGTTGGTAATCGCTAAATTATCATAGTCTATGTGTTGCTGGCGCACATTCTGAGAAGACTTTAAGACACTGGCAACTGCAAatagatttgtttttaaatctaaGAAATTGAGAACAGCAAAAACTTTAAGATATCACCCTATTGGAGAAAGAGGTTGGGCTATTCCAAATATTTGCTGAATTGCAATGATTATAAATTAAGACATTTAATTCCTTATTAtgttagaaaaaaaggaaatggcaggaTATAGAGAGAGTTAATTTGGAGGAAATGCAGAATATCAGATATATTATGTGGGACTCTTTCAGACTTTAAAATACAACTCATTATCAAACATTCATAGTTCAGTTCGGGTAtggaaaaaatggagaagagtTCTATATCTGATTCTGCATCATCCAAAATTTTGCTTAGTTAAAAATTATGGTCTTTGCCCAAAAGAGCCACTTTTTGAAAAGGTATGTTTAAGAAGTGCAAATATAATCTAAGAGAAAGAGGACCTAACTGGGTTTGGAAGTAACATTCCTGTAGAATGCAATTGGATACAGATGATCAAATttcaacttgcaaaaaaaaaaagatttcgaGACCAGATGGATAAACCCCTCACTAAAAGAAGAAGGGAAACTTGTTACAAAAATATGTAAGGTATTATTGAATCACAAACAAAAGCCATCCCAGTTTATTAAAAAGAACTGGAAGATAGCATTAAATACAACTATAAATGATAATGCATGAAATAGAATATTTCAGCAAACTCCAGTCAAGTCAGTTTTGAGAAATGTACAATGGTTTTATACCCTGGTTGGGATTTATATAATGAAGGTTGGAAATAAAAATTCTTGGAAAAGTTGTGGGGAATTGGGTACATTTTCGCATGATAGTAAAGATTTGGGAATCTGTTTTTGCTGACATTAGTAGGATTATAAAAGAACAGTTAGAACCAGTGATTGAATTAGCTCTGTTAAACTTATTTTCTGATGCTAATGTAGATTGTAACCAAAAAAATGCTTATAAGTTTTTCTTGTAGTATTGGCCAGAATGGTTGTTGCTGCAAGCTGGAAGATTAATATTAGGAATTTCATAGTGTTGGAAAAACTAATAATGTTGGGATGATAAAAGGAAGATGATTTTAGGAGAATTTGGAATAATCTTGCAAGATATTTAATGGAATTTCCAGAACTGAAAATatgtaataatatttaataagttGAGAACCAGTCTTAAATAAAGGGATTTGgacaaaaaacaacaaaggaaTCCTCTCTGTGGCCTTGGTTCCTTGCACTGTGAAATGGGAGCAACCAAAGCTCCATTATTCTTAGAATGAACACACTGAAAGTTGTAACACATCTCAAGCATTAACAATGCACCAGAATGGTCCACTGCAAATGAACAGCCTGGTGGCCAGGATACCTCCCAGATGCTGGAGATGCGTCTGTCCTTGTGGGGCTCTGATGCTTGCAGTGATTCCCCAGGCCTTGTGGAGCGCTGTGTGTGCAGCAGTGGGAACATCCAGCCCTTGAAGGTCCTCAGGAGGGACTGTGACCACAGGACAGGAAACATGATGCGGTGCTGGGGTTGGTGCCTGATTCCAGGCATGGGGGCAGCACTCCTGTTGGGGagtgttctgtgtgtgtgtgtggtgctgaGCAGTTTGCGTTTGAAATGTGGCACTGACGTGCAAGCCAGAGGGGccagtggagtcccaaaatgggCTGCTCAGCACCTCTACACATAGGGTTTGACCTGGCCTTGTGCATCAGCCAGGTCCCAGTTCTCCACTGCTACAAGTGGAGGGCACCTGCTGCGCAAGGGCCCACCTAAAAGTCTCCCCAGCAGATACCTGGTCCAGCTGTTCCAACAATAAAAGGAGGATTCTTCCAATAGGAGAACATCTCAAAGACCTGGGTGGCATCTTTTTTGAGGAGCAGATTAGCACCCTGTCCTGATTCTTTAAATCCTGAGACTTCTCTGCCTacgtagcccaatctcatcagatctcagaagctgagtcaGCCCtacttagtacttggatgggagacaaccaagggagtctagggttgctacgcaaaggcaggcaatggcaaaccacctctgtatggcTCTGCCCAGACTAGTTGAGCCTGaaattgtcagatctcagaagctaagcagggttggctttgGTCAagactttgatgggagaccaccaaggaagtccagagttgctacacaagagcaaaccacctctgcttgtctcttgtcATAAAACTCCCATGGGGAGTTGCGGTAACTCACCTGTGTCTAGATgacacttttcacacacacacacactctgctaGTAGAATTAGGAAGAGAAGGGGTAGCAGGCATCCTCTTATGTGATATCCCAAAAGCCTCTGGGGCAGCCACTCATTTTGGGGAGCAGATCCCCAACTCTGGCTCACTATGCCTATGCAGGCACTGACTGCATGCACAGGAAAAGCAGAGGGGGTG includes the following:
- the CUNH19orf54 gene encoding UPF0692 protein C19orf54 homolog isoform X1 yields the protein MPLLLEGRPPPPPPPPPPPPPPPSGAQLLKAALEQPVPGRQDDIRELLRRRRASFSEHLKWILFNNPVPSLIQKGPQCGLVALWMAGALLYPPKMPSPEEIVQVALDRGYTAQGEMFSAADMARLAEEVLPCQAELLSGGLEGQNRERLLQHLLAGLPLLIPYDEDSNHEPCLRRGYKAHWAVVSGALLGVKGDPQLPAYQEDKEMPRFFYATPSCALFPLGAVAEVYLLSKQGKSCRYQLWNYQQVQESNAQLTDFSPRRAADGKVYIVPAEGVRGGLCGKAVLLRPVPAHQLPEK
- the CUNH19orf54 gene encoding UPF0692 protein C19orf54 homolog isoform X2, which gives rise to MPLLLEGRPPPPPPPPPPPPPPPSGAQLLKAALEQPVPGRQDDIRELLRRRRASFSEHLKWILFNNPVPSLIQKGPQCGLVALWMAGALLYPPKMPSPEEIVQVALDRGYTAQGEMFSAADMARLAEEVLPCQAELLSGGLEGQNRERLLQHLLAGLPLLIPYDEDSNHEPCLRRGYKAHWAVVSGALLGVKGDPQLPAYQEDKEMPRFFYATPSCALFPLGAVAEVYLLSKQGKSCRYQLWNYQQGGWFTIFCFCDYKK